The following proteins are encoded in a genomic region of Phragmites australis chromosome 9, lpPhrAust1.1, whole genome shotgun sequence:
- the LOC133929906 gene encoding protein SPEAR3-like isoform X2 → MSASNSGGSMEWGRGRASGSRKGKRAGNNSSDKPRQPQRGLGVAQLEKIRIQSEMAESLHHPLGQPPLIHRTGSFNLEDVRLSHSLPSSPSSSFHANISVSSSYPIHRPNLAMAYGERGDIRYGEFQTDPIIRCVHACMYKITLLPWRYLRFRSTRLLPSEQRHIASLRN, encoded by the exons ATGAGTGCTAGCAACTCTGGGGGCAGCATGGAATGGGGAAGGGGAAGAGCATCTGGCTCCAGGAAGGGCAAAAGAGCCGGCAACAACAGCTCTGACAAGCCGAGGCAGCCGCAGCGAGGCCTCGGCGTGGCGCAGCTGGAGAAGATCAGGATACAAAGTGAGATGGCCGAGTCCTTGCACCACCCTCTTGGCCAGCCACCTCTTATCCATAGAACTGGTAGCTTCAATTTG GAAGATGTGCGATTGTCTCACTCGCTGCCATCGTCTCCATCCTCCTCCTTCCATGCTAATATCAGTGTTTCGTCGTCCTACCCAATTCATCGTCCAAATCTTGCG ATGGCAtatggagagagaggagacatAAGATATGGTGAATTCCAAACGGATCCCATCATCAGGTgcgtccatgcatgcatgtacaag ATCACCTTACTACCATGGCGCTATCTACGGTTCAGAAGCACACGATTACTCCCATCAGAGCAACGTCACATTGCCTCTCTTCGAAACTGA
- the LOC133929906 gene encoding protein SPEAR1-like isoform X1, with translation MSASNSGGSMEWGRGRASGSRKGKRAGNNSSDKPRQPQRGLGVAQLEKIRIQSEMAESLHHPLGQPPLIHRTGSFNLEDVRLSHSLPSSPSSSFHANISVSSSYPIHRPNLAMAYGERGDIRYGEFQTDPIIRSPYYHGAIYGSEAHDYSHQSNVTLPLFETEESISLKRQYDLNQSVDSPNLDDQQEVDLELKL, from the exons ATGAGTGCTAGCAACTCTGGGGGCAGCATGGAATGGGGAAGGGGAAGAGCATCTGGCTCCAGGAAGGGCAAAAGAGCCGGCAACAACAGCTCTGACAAGCCGAGGCAGCCGCAGCGAGGCCTCGGCGTGGCGCAGCTGGAGAAGATCAGGATACAAAGTGAGATGGCCGAGTCCTTGCACCACCCTCTTGGCCAGCCACCTCTTATCCATAGAACTGGTAGCTTCAATTTG GAAGATGTGCGATTGTCTCACTCGCTGCCATCGTCTCCATCCTCCTCCTTCCATGCTAATATCAGTGTTTCGTCGTCCTACCCAATTCATCGTCCAAATCTTGCG ATGGCAtatggagagagaggagacatAAGATATGGTGAATTCCAAACGGATCCCATCATCAG ATCACCTTACTACCATGGCGCTATCTACGGTTCAGAAGCACACGATTACTCCCATCAGAGCAACGTCACATTGCCTCTCTTCGAAACTGAG GAATCCATTTCCTTGAAGAGACAGTACGATCTAAATCAATCGGTAGACTCGCCGAACTTAGATGATCAACAAGAGGTGGATCTTGAGCTCAAGCTATGA